Proteins encoded together in one Lathyrus oleraceus cultivar Zhongwan6 chromosome 5, CAAS_Psat_ZW6_1.0, whole genome shotgun sequence window:
- the LOC127087578 gene encoding uncharacterized protein LOC127087578, whose protein sequence is MTSFSQGLVFTTAMVVSSTMLYLVFSRQNNNPNPSFQIQGNHVLRSCLYSEEKKRERKMNTKKTTKKVRFEESVNQEREKKSEVVRKEKQRKRNRVYGNCRSETSKSRGIPANRIALFNGILRDRVHRIECCH, encoded by the exons ATGACTTCTTTTTCACAGGGTCTTGTTTTCACTACTGCTATGGTTGTCTCAAGCACCATGCTTTATCTTGTTTTCTCGAGACAAAACAATAACCCAAACCCATCCTTTCAAATTCAAGGAAATCACGTTCTGCGCTCTTGTTTGTATTCAG AGGAAAAGAAAAGGGAGAGAAAGATGAATACGAAGAAGACTACGAAGAAAGTCAGATTTGAAGAAAGCGTGAATCAAGAAAGAGAGAAGAAGAGTGAAGTGGTAAGGAAAGAGAAACAGAGGAAGCGAAACAGAGTATATGGCAACTGCAGAAGTGAAACGTCGAAAAGTCGTGGAATTCCGGCGAATAGAATCGCTTTGTTCAACGGGATTTTGAGAGACCGTGTTCATAGGATCGAGTGTTGTCACTGA